TATTTCTTCGCCAGATCGGCATACTGCTGAATCGCTTTAATCCGGGTCGGATCCTGGAAGTTCGGTTTGCCGTCGTCAAACCACGTTTTTCCGTTATTGTATATGAAGTTGCCGAACGTAAACGGCAGAGCGCCCGGCAATCCTCTGAGCGTCACTCCGTGAATTTGGCCTTTGGAGCCGTCCACGATCTTCTTCGCCGCCGTTTCGATTTCATCCAGCGTTTTCGGCACTTCCGCGCCGTACTTCTGGAATAACTCCTTATTGTAATAAAGAACCGGCCCTTCCACATTGATAGGCAGTCCGACAAGATTGCCTTTGATTTTCTCGCCGTTCAGCGGCCCTTCGAAGAAATCCTTTACATCAAAATCGGGAGAAGTGATTTTCGCATTCGTGACGTAGCCGTCAAGGTTTTCGTAAAAACCGGAGTTATAATACTGCAGGCCCTCGCGGGATTTCAGCGACATGAACACATCGAACTCGTCGCTGCTCGCCTGCAAGGAGATGAGCGCCTTTTGCCGGACCTGATCCTCCGGGAAAATCATCGTATTGACCTTGATTCCCGTCAGCTGCTCGAATTCTTTGATATGCGGCTCCAGCGTCGTTATCCAAGGCTGCTTGTTGGCAAGCAGCGAAATCTTTTGCCCGGAAAATTGCTTCCAGTCAAATCCCGTCTGCGCCGGTTTATTTTCTGCGGTTGTCGGAGGCGGGCTTGCGGCAGGCTTGTTCCCGGTCCCTCCGGAACTGCAGGCGCTGGTGAGCAGCATGAAAACGGAAAGCGATGCAGCAAGATTGATTTTCAAGTTTCGCATTTGAAAGCTCCCTTCCCTTTTTTAATTTCTGATGGAATTTCTTGTCGAGTAATGTCACTTGATGCTTGCGTTCATTATATGATAGCGTTATCATACTGTAAAATACATATAATCTAAGTTCCTATAAGTTAAACTTATCTAAAGGAACTGCGCCGGCGGGAGGGATACCTTTGAATCTGCATCATTTATATATTTTCTGCGTGGTCGCCGAATTAAAAAGCTTCGCCAAAGCGGCGGAAGAGATCAATATCAGCCAGCCCGCGATCTCGCAGCATATCGGCAAACTGGAGTTCACGCTCGGAAAAAAGCTGATAGAACGCCGCGGACGGCTGTTCCGCCTGACCCATCACGGGGAAACCTTGTTCGAATACGGGCGAAGAATATTCAACATGGTGGAGGAAGCGGAAAATGCGCTGCTTAGGGTTGGCCGCCACAAGGAAAAGTTGTTTATCGGCTCGTCCACGGTTCCGGGAACTTATTTTCTTCCGAATTTCATCTCCGGTTTCATGGAAAAAAACCCTTATATCAGCTTTAACGCCGTATTCGAAGAGAACAATACGGAACTTATCGAAAAACTTATAAAAAACCAGATTGACATAGCTATTTCTTATGAAAGCGTTATCTTAAAAGATGAAATCCGGGTATCGAGAATTACCCAAGACGAATTGGTGCTTGTGCTGCCGGGAAAACATCCGTGGGCATCCGGGCAAATTATTTCCTTCGAGGAAATATTGACTCTGCCGTTTATTTTTTATTCCTCCGGGCTGTTCATCCAATCCGTGATGGAGGACATTTTGTCCGGACACCACGTGAACGTCGTGATCCAGTTCAGCCAGCTAGAAGCGGTCAAGGCGGCGATCACCCGGGGGCTCGGCGTATCGATGCTGCCGATGTCCGCCATTCGTTTGGAGCTGGAGCACGGCTTGCTCGCGGTCGCCAACTGCTCCGCCTTTCGCGTGCCGCGGCATTTGGTCATGATGCACAAACGGTCCGCCGTTTCGTCCGAGCCTGTGCAGCAATTTATCGAATTCATGCTGAATAACGATTGGATGAGGAAATAACGGGGCGCCGCCGAACAGAGCGAACTTAAAATATAGAGGAGCTGACGTTTTTTTATTCTTGATGTGGATGGGATCGTCTGAAAATAGAGGAACTGATGTTTGCTATTCTTGAGTGGATGGGCTCATCCAAATAATAGAGGAACTGGCGTTCGCTATTCTCGAGTGGATGGGCTCATCCGAAAAATAGAGGAACTGGCGTTCGCTAAATCGATGAAAAATGGCACCTGTGGCGGAAAAACTTGCAAATAACGCACTACAGTTCCTCTAATTTTCGCCAACTGGTCGAAATAGCCATTTTAGCGCACTGTAGTTCCTTTATAAACTCGGGCACCAGTGGAATTGGGGATTTGTAAGTTGGCCTGATAACAATGGGACTCTCCCATCTTCTCACTACCGCAAATACGTATCCGCATAATCAAACAGCGGCTGCCCTTCTTTAAGAAGCGGCGCCGCTGTTTTCAAGTTTGATTACACGGACTATGATTGGATTATTTCAAAATTCCATCCGCCTCATTATCCAGCAGCCCGTACTTCCTCTTGTAACGCTGCAAAATGCGAATCCACCCCGGCCCAAGCACGGACAGGAAAAACACGTTGCTCAGCGCATGGGCGAGATCGAAATAAAAGCTGGCGGCATACGAAGCGGCGACGGCAGCCCAGGTCAAATTTTGCCCCATGCCCGCGAGCGCCCAAATGTTCATAATCCAGCCGAACAAAAAGCCCCATACGAATCCGAAGACGAGCAGCATCCACCTGCTCCCGAGCAAACCCCACGTTTGCAAAAGGCCGGCCGTCCACCCGATCATGCCCCAACTGAACATTTGCCAGGGGGTCCAGGGGCCTTGCCCGAGAAACATATTCGAGACGAGCGCGGCGACCGCCCCGACCATGAAGCCCGTTTCGGAGCCGAACACCAGCGCGGAGACGATGATGACAAACGTCGTAGGCTGCACGCTCGGAAGCGCCGCGAAAGGCACCCGGCCGACGGCGGCGATCGCGGAGAGCACGGCTACGAGCACGAGTTCCCGGGCTTGAACCGTCCGCCTTTCAAATCGGAGGAAAAACGGGACGATCGACGCGCATACCAGAAAAAAGGAAATGAGCATATACTGCTCGTCGGTCGCCCAGGCCATAAATGCAAGGGACCCGGCAAACAGCAGGATGACGGCAAAAAGCGCGATTCGGGCGCGGCTCATATGCATTCCTCCGGCCGTTGCGGGGCGATGCCGCCCCCCCATTGCTCTCCAAGCAGTTGAGTCATCGCCGT
The window above is part of the Paenibacillus hamazuiensis genome. Proteins encoded here:
- a CDS encoding ECF transporter S component codes for the protein MSRARIALFAVILLFAGSLAFMAWATDEQYMLISFFLVCASIVPFFLRFERRTVQARELVLVAVLSAIAAVGRVPFAALPSVQPTTFVIIVSALVFGSETGFMVGAVAALVSNMFLGQGPWTPWQMFSWGMIGWTAGLLQTWGLLGSRWMLLVFGFVWGFLFGWIMNIWALAGMGQNLTWAAVAASYAASFYFDLAHALSNVFFLSVLGPGWIRILQRYKRKYGLLDNEADGILK
- a CDS encoding LysR family transcriptional regulator, yielding MNLHHLYIFCVVAELKSFAKAAEEINISQPAISQHIGKLEFTLGKKLIERRGRLFRLTHHGETLFEYGRRIFNMVEEAENALLRVGRHKEKLFIGSSTVPGTYFLPNFISGFMEKNPYISFNAVFEENNTELIEKLIKNQIDIAISYESVILKDEIRVSRITQDELVLVLPGKHPWASGQIISFEEILTLPFIFYSSGLFIQSVMEDILSGHHVNVVIQFSQLEAVKAAITRGLGVSMLPMSAIRLELEHGLLAVANCSAFRVPRHLVMMHKRSAVSSEPVQQFIEFMLNNDWMRK
- a CDS encoding ABC transporter substrate-binding protein, whose product is MRNLKINLAASLSVFMLLTSACSSGGTGNKPAASPPPTTAENKPAQTGFDWKQFSGQKISLLANKQPWITTLEPHIKEFEQLTGIKVNTMIFPEDQVRQKALISLQASSDEFDVFMSLKSREGLQYYNSGFYENLDGYVTNAKITSPDFDVKDFFEGPLNGEKIKGNLVGLPINVEGPVLYYNKELFQKYGAEVPKTLDEIETAAKKIVDGSKGQIHGVTLRGLPGALPFTFGNFIYNNGKTWFDDGKPNFQDPTRIKAIQQYADLAKKYGPPGVVQYSFYQSSALFAQGKVAMEIESTNELNSIIDPKNSRVIDKTGVVPVPPGPGGSKLTQLQWGLSINKFAKNKEAAWLFMQWATSKEMQLEMALNGIASPRKSTWDNEKFKSSMDTPLKQQWVEALKFIMANANPDVGPPAEDQAQVRQLIGEMVDKVILGDKTAEEAAKEADAKLTEVLNKK